From the Methanobacterium spitsbergense genome, one window contains:
- the coaBC gene encoding bifunctional phosphopantothenoylcysteine decarboxylase/phosphopantothenate--cysteine ligase CoaBC, whose translation MEIVVCVTGSIAAVESVKLVRELKRQGMNVTCFMSDDACKIIHPNAMEFATGKNVVLELTGDIEHVKYAQADLILVAPATANLISKFAYKIADNPISTLLITAYGYSTPIIFVPSMHDSMYKSVSENIERCKDDGIIFIDPKREEGKAKFPSIQDITLQTLRETSEGKLRGKKVVITAGGTYEEIDSVRGITNRSSGKMGLEIAKEAFIQGADVTLITGSIKVHVPKIFGRIKINSTAEMKKEIIKLIPESDVFVSAAAVSDFTVEKTSEKQDKISSKEDLTLYLKMAPKIINIIKEINPNIFLVGFKAEYNVSDEELISLAHKKMESSGADLMIANDVSIKGAGFGSDKNQVIIVDGDTFTVPLTSKTEIAKKIIQKIIMKLDN comes from the coding sequence ATGGAAATTGTGGTATGTGTTACCGGTAGTATTGCAGCAGTTGAATCTGTAAAACTTGTAAGGGAACTTAAAAGGCAGGGAATGAATGTTACATGTTTCATGAGTGATGATGCATGCAAAATAATACATCCAAATGCCATGGAGTTTGCAACTGGCAAGAATGTAGTCTTGGAACTCACTGGAGATATTGAGCATGTTAAATATGCACAAGCCGATCTAATATTAGTTGCTCCTGCTACAGCTAATTTAATAAGCAAGTTTGCATATAAAATTGCAGATAATCCAATAAGCACGCTTTTAATAACTGCATATGGATATTCAACACCAATTATATTTGTTCCATCAATGCATGATTCCATGTATAAATCAGTTTCAGAGAACATCGAAAGGTGTAAAGATGATGGTATTATTTTCATAGATCCTAAAAGAGAAGAAGGAAAGGCTAAATTTCCAAGTATCCAAGACATTACTCTTCAAACTTTAAGAGAAACATCTGAAGGAAAGTTAAGGGGTAAAAAGGTAGTTATAACTGCTGGTGGTACTTATGAAGAGATAGATTCTGTAAGAGGTATCACAAATAGAAGTTCTGGAAAAATGGGTCTTGAAATAGCTAAAGAAGCATTCATACAAGGTGCAGATGTAACGCTGATCACTGGATCAATAAAAGTTCATGTTCCAAAAATTTTTGGCAGGATTAAAATTAATTCTACCGCGGAAATGAAGAAAGAAATAATTAAATTAATTCCTGAAAGTGATGTATTTGTATCTGCGGCAGCAGTATCGGATTTTACAGTAGAAAAAACTTCTGAAAAACAAGATAAAATTTCTTCTAAAGAAGATTTAACATTGTATCTTAAAATGGCTCCAAAAATAATAAATATTATCAAGGAAATCAATCCAAATATTTTTTTAGTTGGTTTCAAGGCAGAATATAATGTATCAGATGAGGAATTAATATCTTTAGCCCATAAAAAAATGGAATCATCTGGAGCAGATTTAATGATTGCAAATGATGTTTCAATTAAAGGTGCAGGATTTGGTTCAGATAAGAACCAGGTAATTATTGTTGATGGAGATACATTCACAGTACCATTAACATCTAAAACAGAAATTGCCAAGAAAATTATCCAAAAGATAATTATGAAGTTGGATAATTAA
- a CDS encoding KH domain-containing protein — protein MVLPVCDVCLKSGILCQGCENKLKSGEISQLDLDIAKVLFKLGEGKLGFKKTIEIGDIVIIITEKDQVGKLIGKSGKIVRELSRTVGKKIRVVGEDSDLRAVARDILAPARVSGINVVYGTDGEEKFKVRVMREDSRKLPGRLDILNDIIKMLTEQETVVVVDRN, from the coding sequence ATGGTATTGCCAGTATGCGATGTCTGTTTAAAAAGTGGAATTTTATGTCAGGGTTGTGAGAACAAGCTTAAAAGTGGTGAGATATCCCAACTCGACTTGGACATTGCTAAGGTACTTTTCAAACTCGGTGAAGGTAAATTAGGTTTTAAAAAGACCATTGAAATTGGAGATATTGTTATAATAATCACAGAGAAGGACCAGGTTGGAAAACTCATAGGAAAGAGTGGAAAAATAGTGCGGGAACTCTCAAGAACTGTGGGGAAAAAGATCAGAGTAGTTGGTGAAGATTCAGACCTCCGTGCAGTTGCTAGGGATATACTGGCCCCAGCAAGGGTATCGGGCATAAATGTTGTCTATGGAACAGATGGTGAAGAAAAGTTCAAGGTAAGGGTAATGAGAGAAGATTCAAGAAAACTTCCTGGAAGACTTGACATCCTCAATGATATAATAAAAATGCTTACCGAACAAGAAACCGTTGTTGTAGTTGACAGAAACTGA
- a CDS encoding PsbP-related protein produces the protein MRNQVILVIVLLFFVVLASGCISDNKQSNATKTYNQNNVSFTYSGVWELANTTSPNAVVALADPNTIQNGSPTTLVVVQKPDVSKGSNLNDVYAANYKSFFNTTGYQEVSEGNLTINGGIALENIYKSNTGVQKEYRAVWFNINGNIYVVLCSAKSTDFQAQQDNFNLVINSFK, from the coding sequence TTGAGAAACCAAGTAATTCTGGTAATTGTTCTTTTGTTTTTTGTTGTTCTGGCATCTGGGTGTATATCTGACAATAAACAATCCAATGCAACAAAGACCTACAATCAAAACAATGTTTCATTTACTTATTCTGGAGTATGGGAACTTGCTAACACAACTTCTCCAAACGCTGTTGTAGCTCTTGCAGATCCAAATACTATTCAAAATGGAAGTCCGACAACACTAGTAGTAGTTCAAAAACCGGATGTTTCAAAGGGAAGTAACCTTAATGATGTGTACGCAGCAAATTATAAATCATTTTTCAATACAACAGGTTATCAGGAAGTATCTGAGGGAAATTTAACGATAAATGGTGGTATTGCCCTTGAAAACATATATAAATCTAATACTGGCGTTCAAAAGGAATATCGTGCTGTATGGTTCAATATAAATGGTAATATATATGTTGTACTCTGTAGTGCTAAATCAACAGATTTTCAAGCCCAACAAGATAATTTTAACCTTGTAATAAATAGTTTCAAGTAA
- the pheA gene encoding prephenate dehydratase gives MGKIGFLGPVGTFTEEAAALVGNNLVAFDTILQVLDAVEENEVDVGVVPIENSIEGPVGITLDLLVHDYDLKIKREIIISISHNLLINPKTNINNIKLVNSHMQALSQCRNFIESLNVVVNATPSTSAAAEMVKGNNNSAAIGTKRAAEIYGLKIVETDIQDYKNNVTRFVVISKKDHRQTGNDKTSIVFSIVEDKPGGLYEILGLFADNNINLTKIESRPSKEKLGNYIFFVDLEGHRTDELIRYILNIIRSKVGYIKVLGSYPKEGED, from the coding sequence ATGGGTAAAATTGGCTTCTTAGGTCCTGTAGGTACATTTACTGAAGAGGCCGCAGCTTTAGTTGGAAATAATCTCGTAGCATTTGATACTATCCTTCAGGTTCTCGATGCAGTTGAAGAGAATGAAGTTGACGTTGGTGTAGTACCAATTGAAAACTCCATTGAAGGTCCTGTTGGTATCACCCTCGATCTATTGGTTCATGATTATGATCTAAAGATAAAACGTGAGATTATTATTTCAATAAGTCACAACCTTTTGATTAATCCTAAAACTAATATAAACAATATTAAATTAGTGAATTCTCATATGCAAGCACTTTCACAATGCAGAAATTTTATTGAATCATTGAATGTGGTTGTTAATGCTACTCCGAGTACTTCTGCTGCTGCAGAGATGGTGAAGGGAAATAATAATTCTGCAGCTATCGGAACTAAGAGGGCTGCAGAAATATATGGACTAAAAATTGTAGAAACAGATATTCAAGATTATAAAAATAATGTTACAAGATTTGTTGTTATAAGCAAAAAAGATCATAGACAAACAGGAAATGATAAAACTTCCATTGTTTTTTCAATTGTAGAGGATAAACCTGGAGGACTCTACGAAATTCTTGGATTGTTTGCAGACAATAACATAAATCTAACAAAAATTGAATCAAGACCTTCAAAAGAAAAACTTGGTAATTATATCTTTTTTGTTGATTTAGAGGGCCATAGGACAGATGAATTGATCAGGTATATTTTAAATATTATAAGATCTAAGGTAGGATATATAAAAGTATTAGGTTCATATCCTAAGGAAGGAGAGGATTGA
- a CDS encoding RNA ligase: protein MPIFISNVLPEILDVEKANIERSFKNGNIKFYESQGINGLLFRKSVGKIESGTMVCFGDKIEIIRGFPKIRRTLMLEPSLKIHFDQEVAVEEKMNGYNVRIALINNRIIAFTRGGYVCPYTTKKAPEIMDMDEFFNDHPELVICGEMVGTENPYVTHHYREIGNLGFRIFDLREKSSNNAMSIPDKIKILEFYGLPGVKLFEIMDIKDAPKKIFDLVFKLGKDNREGVVIKDPSMEIDPLKYTSSQAHNGELQYAFTYPFDFGRSFFFSRVIREGFQAYELNESEDEIRHRAHMIGESILYPMIHTIKHVANDNLASENIIIHVDNMNEAEDFVRYLRDLGVVATVHSFEDGKAIIRRVHQSTTDRISNFLRGGLY, encoded by the coding sequence ATGCCCATTTTTATCAGTAATGTACTTCCAGAGATACTAGATGTTGAAAAAGCCAATATAGAAAGGTCATTTAAAAATGGTAACATCAAATTTTATGAAAGTCAAGGTATAAATGGTCTCCTATTCCGGAAATCTGTTGGAAAAATAGAATCAGGAACCATGGTCTGTTTTGGGGATAAAATCGAGATAATACGGGGATTTCCAAAAATAAGAAGAACATTAATGCTTGAACCTTCCCTTAAAATCCATTTTGATCAGGAAGTAGCCGTAGAAGAAAAAATGAACGGTTATAATGTTAGAATAGCATTGATCAATAACAGGATTATAGCTTTCACTCGAGGTGGTTATGTATGTCCATATACAACTAAAAAAGCCCCTGAAATCATGGATATGGATGAATTTTTCAATGATCATCCTGAATTAGTTATTTGCGGTGAAATGGTTGGTACAGAAAATCCATATGTAACACATCATTACAGGGAGATTGGAAATCTTGGATTCAGAATATTCGATCTAAGAGAAAAATCTTCTAATAATGCAATGTCTATCCCAGATAAAATTAAAATTCTTGAATTTTATGGTCTTCCTGGTGTGAAACTTTTTGAGATCATGGATATTAAAGATGCTCCTAAAAAAATCTTTGATTTGGTTTTTAAACTTGGAAAGGATAATAGAGAAGGAGTAGTTATTAAAGATCCCTCAATGGAAATTGATCCACTTAAGTATACATCATCCCAAGCTCATAATGGTGAATTACAATATGCGTTTACTTACCCGTTTGATTTTGGCAGATCTTTTTTCTTTAGCAGAGTTATTAGAGAGGGATTTCAGGCATACGAACTAAATGAATCAGAAGATGAGATCAGGCATAGGGCTCATATGATAGGGGAATCAATACTCTATCCAATGATACATACAATAAAACATGTTGCCAATGATAATCTTGCATCTGAGAACATTATAATACATGTTGACAATATGAATGAGGCAGAAGATTTTGTTCGCTACCTTCGAGATCTTGGGGTTGTTGCAACTGTTCATTCATTTGAAGATGGAAAAGCAATTATAAGGAGGGTACATCAATCTACAACTGACAGGATATCAAATTTTCTCAGAGGTGGGTTGTATTGA
- a CDS encoding CBS domain-containing protein, whose protein sequence is MHVKDIMKEEVVHVDKDQNIQDALKLMKKHKISRLPVVNINADHDRELVGIVTEKDIALRLGSSKYGNLPPSHFHVSTVMKQDPVVIESTQNIGIAAETMIKNKIDGMPVINDCEIVGMLTKTDFLEICKGKPFNSTNIADRMETDLVTVSPSDRLVHARRCLIDKEVGRLPVVEEDILEGIITAKDVANAMMSFRKIVPDKYKNARIRNLLVGDVMTQNVKTIDGGSTLEQAVTVMLENRISGIPVELDGKLKGIITKTDLINFVVELEEVS, encoded by the coding sequence ATGCACGTTAAAGACATAATGAAAGAAGAAGTTGTTCATGTGGATAAGGATCAGAACATCCAAGATGCCCTAAAACTGATGAAAAAGCATAAAATCTCCAGACTTCCTGTTGTGAACATCAATGCAGATCATGATAGGGAACTGGTTGGAATTGTCACTGAAAAGGATATAGCCCTTAGATTAGGATCATCAAAGTATGGAAACCTCCCACCATCACATTTCCATGTATCAACTGTTATGAAACAAGATCCAGTGGTTATTGAAAGCACTCAAAACATTGGAATTGCCGCCGAAACCATGATAAAAAATAAAATTGATGGAATGCCAGTTATAAATGACTGCGAAATCGTGGGAATGCTTACAAAAACAGATTTTCTTGAGATATGCAAGGGTAAACCATTCAATTCAACTAATATTGCTGATAGAATGGAAACTGATCTTGTTACAGTAAGTCCCAGCGACAGACTTGTGCATGCAAGGAGATGTTTAATAGATAAAGAAGTAGGAAGACTTCCTGTTGTTGAAGAAGATATTTTAGAAGGTATAATAACTGCAAAGGATGTAGCTAATGCAATGATGTCATTTAGAAAGATTGTACCTGATAAGTATAAAAATGCCCGTATAAGAAATCTTCTTGTAGGCGATGTAATGACTCAAAACGTAAAAACCATTGATGGTGGATCAACACTTGAACAAGCTGTTACTGTAATGCTTGAAAATCGTATCAGTGGAATTCCAGTTGAACTCGATGGAAAGCTGAAAGGCATTATTACAAAAACAGATTTAATCAATTTTGTTGTGGAACTTGAGGAGGTAAGTTGA
- a CDS encoding CBS domain-containing protein: MEIKEVMNPEVFVVQENEQVGHARNLMLSHGISKLVVVDGQGKPVGMVTEKDLTRKLKGNGPKWKSRPIDKISIRRIMSTDPITANPNDEIHIAIELLIKNNIGSIPIVDDDGIAGILTKTDLMKVYTDKLKGKWRVSDLMTSDVITVNENHSIAHVIRTMEDNKIGKIVVIRDNTPVGIITPENISFAYVEDPETGVNVEKIYFIRNSDGKGKRNVRMVSMMTAGDIMQNHLVNISGGEDATIAADKMVENDISGLPVVDGDTLVGVITKTDLIRGIQ; encoded by the coding sequence ATGGAAATTAAAGAAGTAATGAACCCTGAAGTATTTGTTGTTCAGGAAAATGAACAAGTGGGACATGCAAGGAACCTGATGCTCTCACATGGAATCAGCAAATTAGTAGTGGTTGATGGACAAGGAAAACCAGTTGGAATGGTTACTGAAAAGGATTTAACCCGTAAACTCAAGGGAAATGGCCCTAAATGGAAAAGTAGGCCTATTGATAAAATATCCATCAGAAGGATCATGAGTACAGATCCCATAACAGCCAATCCCAATGATGAAATACATATAGCCATCGAACTTCTGATTAAGAACAACATTGGATCAATACCTATTGTGGATGATGATGGTATCGCGGGCATACTTACTAAAACGGACCTTATGAAAGTATATACTGATAAATTAAAGGGTAAATGGAGAGTTTCAGATCTTATGACAAGTGATGTAATCACAGTAAATGAAAATCATAGCATTGCACATGTTATACGTACAATGGAAGATAATAAGATAGGAAAAATTGTTGTTATTCGTGATAACACACCTGTGGGAATTATAACTCCAGAAAACATTTCATTTGCCTATGTCGAAGATCCTGAAACTGGTGTAAATGTTGAAAAGATATACTTCATAAGAAACTCTGATGGAAAAGGTAAAAGAAATGTTAGGATGGTTTCAATGATGACTGCTGGAGATATAATGCAGAATCACTTGGTAAACATTTCAGGTGGTGAAGATGCAACTATTGCTGCAGACAAGATGGTTGAAAATGATATTAGTGGTCTACCTGTAGTTGATGGAGATACACTAGTCGGAGTAATTACTAAAACAGATCTTATCAGAGGCATACAATAA
- a CDS encoding CBS domain-containing protein, which yields MRRKETINLVKSRDRGPLEFESHASEHEGDVMSIAKKTVVTAPQSATIKEAAEIMVKNKFRRLPITNPGTGQILGIVTSMDILDFLGGGDKYKILEEKYPGNFLGAINESVKEIMTRNVEILSHKDSIKDAITKMKKKNVGALPVVDAEKKMVGIVSERDFVVLLSGVLTDELVGEYMTENVISTTPGTRIEGASKIMVRNKLRRIPVVGEERRTSHPEKDKIMGIVTATDILEFLGKNSAFDKMVSNDAEDVLNTTISEIMEKTVVATTANTRLGDLCDAMIKEGIGGLPVVNNGNLEGIITESDILKAVNKL from the coding sequence ATGAGAAGAAAAGAAACCATAAATTTAGTAAAATCAAGAGATAGAGGTCCACTAGAATTTGAGTCCCATGCCTCAGAACATGAAGGTGATGTTATGAGCATCGCAAAAAAAACGGTGGTAACAGCACCACAGAGCGCCACCATTAAAGAAGCAGCTGAAATAATGGTTAAAAACAAGTTCAGAAGGCTTCCAATAACTAACCCTGGAACAGGTCAAATACTTGGAATTGTTACATCCATGGATATTCTTGACTTCCTAGGAGGAGGGGACAAGTACAAAATACTGGAAGAAAAATACCCTGGAAATTTTCTTGGAGCAATAAATGAATCTGTAAAGGAAATAATGACTAGAAATGTAGAAATTTTAAGCCATAAAGATTCAATAAAAGATGCAATAACCAAAATGAAAAAAAAGAATGTTGGTGCTTTACCAGTAGTAGATGCTGAAAAGAAGATGGTTGGAATAGTTTCAGAGAGAGACTTTGTTGTTTTGCTTTCTGGAGTTTTAACAGATGAATTGGTTGGGGAATACATGACTGAAAATGTAATATCAACAACCCCGGGAACCCGAATAGAGGGAGCATCTAAAATAATGGTTAGAAATAAACTTAGAAGGATTCCTGTCGTGGGAGAGGAACGTAGAACCTCCCATCCGGAGAAAGATAAGATAATGGGTATTGTAACAGCTACTGACATTTTAGAATTCCTTGGAAAAAATAGTGCATTTGATAAAATGGTTTCAAATGATGCAGAAGATGTTTTGAATACAACCATAAGTGAGATAATGGAAAAAACTGTTGTAGCCACCACAGCGAATACAAGACTTGGAGATTTGTGTGATGCAATGATAAAGGAAGGAATTGGAGGATTACCAGTTGTCAATAACGGAAATCTAGAAGGCATCATAACTGAAAGTGATATACTGAAGGCTGTGAACAAATTATAA
- a CDS encoding CBS domain-containing protein, whose translation MEDIMTSDPVTVNVDTQLTKVRSIFREGWLRSIPVLSKNHLEGMITRGDIMFLSSTKSNIEARVIMERPKVIATPEMAMEEIAKKLIKSDAVQAPVVKSTENMCLIGILSIGDIIKKLLNNGVKPHNPNINSILTKNVVKANYDDHISKVWSKMDETGFSGLPVLKKSKLIGMITRKDIIKSGHVRTGLDAVDRSIKVEKVMVTPPVVVTPETSIKDAAELMVQYDIGRLPVVENPVYIKKEPHRAREANIIGIVAREDILGSYLS comes from the coding sequence GTGGAAGATATCATGACATCTGATCCTGTTACAGTAAATGTGGACACCCAATTAACAAAGGTTAGATCAATATTCCGGGAGGGATGGTTACGTTCAATTCCTGTTTTATCCAAAAACCATCTTGAAGGAATGATTACAAGGGGGGACATAATGTTCCTATCATCAACCAAGTCTAATATAGAAGCAAGAGTGATAATGGAACGCCCAAAAGTTATAGCAACCCCTGAAATGGCAATGGAAGAAATTGCCAAGAAACTTATTAAATCAGACGCTGTACAAGCACCTGTTGTTAAATCAACAGAGAATATGTGTTTAATAGGTATTTTGAGTATTGGCGACATTATTAAAAAATTACTGAACAATGGTGTAAAGCCTCATAATCCAAATATTAATTCTATTTTAACAAAAAATGTTGTAAAAGCTAATTATGACGATCATATCTCTAAAGTATGGTCCAAAATGGATGAAACAGGTTTTTCAGGACTTCCTGTATTGAAAAAATCTAAACTTATTGGAATGATTACCCGTAAGGACATAATTAAGTCTGGACATGTTCGAACTGGTCTTGATGCAGTTGACAGATCAATCAAGGTAGAAAAGGTAATGGTGACACCACCCGTTGTTGTCACACCCGAAACCAGTATAAAGGATGCTGCGGAACTGATGGTCCAATACGATATCGGACGTCTTCCAGTTGTTGAAAATCCGGTATACATTAAAAAAGAGCCCCACAGAGCAAGAGAAGCCAATATTATTGGTATAGTTGCAAGAGAAGATATATTAGGATCGTATTTAAGTTGA
- a CDS encoding cyclic nucleotide-binding/CBS domain-containing protein, with the protein MEMDTKVTVHDAMTSSVITADPKTTIADAAGLMSRFKIGSLVIKSETEPEGLITESDIIEKVVSKNILASEITIGQIMTKNLILIDPGSELNQAARLMAKNNIRRLPVVNNGNLVGILTSTDVLMVSPELTELLVENARMENQREYLESEKSVPGICEICGNYVEYLDTFDGKFLCEECKEDLEDE; encoded by the coding sequence TAATCACGGCAGATCCCAAAACTACAATTGCGGATGCAGCTGGTTTAATGTCAAGGTTCAAGATTGGTAGTCTGGTAATTAAAAGCGAAACAGAGCCAGAAGGACTAATTACTGAAAGTGACATCATTGAAAAAGTAGTTTCAAAGAATATACTGGCAAGTGAAATAACCATAGGTCAAATAATGACCAAAAATCTTATTTTGATAGACCCTGGAAGTGAATTGAATCAGGCAGCAAGACTGATGGCAAAAAATAATATTAGAAGACTTCCTGTAGTAAATAATGGAAATTTAGTGGGAATATTAACATCGACTGATGTTTTAATGGTTTCACCCGAACTTACAGAATTACTAGTTGAAAATGCTAGAATGGAAAATCAGAGGGAATATTTAGAATCTGAAAAATCCGTACCCGGCATATGTGAGATTTGTGGAAATTACGTTGAATACCTTGATACATTCGATGGGAAATTTTTATGTGAGGAGTGTAAAGAAGATCTGGAGGATGAGTAA